The Nicotiana sylvestris chromosome 6, ASM39365v2, whole genome shotgun sequence genomic sequence TTCTACCTATTTTACAAAGCTCAGAGATCTATGGGCAGAGTATGACTCCATTTTACCACCACCTCCAGCAGCTGAGTATGTTGAGCAGTTGGAATATCAACGTTTGTTGCAATTTCTCGTGGGATTAAGTGATAGCTTTGAACAAGCTAGAAGTCAGATCCTCTTAATGCCTACCTTGCCGTCTATCAACAAAGCATATGCCATGGTAGTTAAAGATGAAAGCAGGAGGATGATTACTGGTGCCAATTATGGAAATGCAGGGAATATTGAGCCTACTGCTCTATTTACTGCACAATCAGGAAACAAGCAAAGAAGAAATTATAGTTTGGAGTGTGACTTTTGCCATCTAAAAGGACATACTCGAAAAGATTGATATAAACTAATGAAATGTGATTTTTGTAATAAAACAGGACATTTGAAGGACAAATGCTACAAAATCGTGGGTTATCCTCCAGATTTCAAGCCAAGGGGAAAGGCAAATGTTGCCCTATTGAGTGAACAATCTCAAACCACACCGGTGCCTAGTCAACAAACAAGCAATGGGACAGTACCAGCCCAGTTCTTCACACAAGATCAGTACAACCAACTATTACAACTATTGAGCAAGAGTTCTATTGGAGATGCCAGTGCTCACATGGCAGGTAAATGCTTTTGTGGCAATGTAGAGTTATGTGAAAATATGGTACTTTGCAAATGGATTGTAGATACAGGAGCTATGAATCATATGTCTAGTTCTAAAGAATTGTTACATAATAAACAATCAGTAGGAAGCACATGACAAGTTCAGTTGCCTACCGAAGATTCAACCACAATTTCGCACATGGGAGAATGCCAACTTACAGGAGGTGATACTCTTAAGGATGTTCTTTGTGTTCCAACGTTCAAGTTCAATCTTTTGTCAGTATCCAAAATGACAAAGGACTTGAAGTGCTGTGTCACATTCTTTCCACAATGCATTGTATTTCAGGACCTCTTTGCGAATGAGATTGGTAAAGAGGAGGAAGGACTATATGTTCTTTCTACATCAGTTGGAGGAAAATTAAATCGAGCATTTGCAGCAACTAGTGGAGCAGGTGGTGCAGATTTATGGCATAAGAGAACAGGACATGTTCTAATGCAAGTTCTTAGGAAGATTCCTAGCCTACTGAATAATACCATTCTCTTGTATCAATCAATTGACTAAGTGTGAGATATGTCCATTAGCAAGACAAACTAGAGTACCATTTCCACTTAGTAAGAGTAAAAGTTTATCTAGTTTTGACTTGATACACATGGATGTTTGGGGTCCATATAAGGTTCCTACTCATAATGGCATGAGATTTTTCCTTACTTTGGTGGATGATTGCACTAGATGGACTTGGGTATTCCTTATGCGACTTAAATCTGATGTAGTATTTTTACTCAAAAACTTTATTGCATTGGTCAAGACACAATATGGTAAGCCTATTAAGATATTTCGATCAGATAATGGAGGAGAATTTTTCAATCATTCTTGCAAGGAGTTATTTCAGTTGCATGACATTGTACACCAGAGTTCTTGCCCATACACTCCTCAGCAAAATGGGGTAGTTGAACGAAGACATAGGCATATACTTGAGACAACCAGAGATATTAGATTTCAGAGACATCTACCTGTTAGATACTGGGGCCATTGCATTGACACAACAGTCTACATTATCAACAGGATACCCTCCTCAATTGTTGTAGGTAAATCTCCTTATGAAGTGCTACATGGGAAACAACCTTCTATTTCCCATTTAAGAGTGCTAGGATGCCTATGCTTTGCAACAAACTTGATCAAGCATGAAAAGTTTGAGCCAAAGGCAGTGAGATCTGTTTTGTTGGGATATGCAACACATCAAAAGGGTTACATGCTATTGGATTTGGAACACAGAGTGTTCTTCATTAGCAGGGATGTAGTCTTTTATGAAGATGTGTTCTCATTCCAATCTTTAGACACTACTTCACCAGATTTCTTTCTTGATTCGACTCCTGTTCCTAGACAGGATGTTATTACAGATCCAACTCCTATGGCTGTTCATATGCCACACAATGAACCTTGCACACAGCCAGCTCCATGTTCCCCATATTTACCTGAGATTTCCTGTTCCACAGATGCTACACCTACTTCAGTCCCTGATGATGATCCCACAGTTGCTGGTTCTACTATTGATGTTCCAGTGCCTAATTGTAATCTACTCACTCTTGGACAGGATATTAGAAGATCAGGGAGAGTGTCAAAACCTCCCATCTGGCTACAGGATTATGTTCAGCATACTAAAGGAAAGTCTGCAGGATACTGCAAATATCCACTCTCTGAGGTGATCACCTATGATCACATTGCACCTAAATATCAAAGTTATTTGTCCCAATTTTTTGTTGAAGTGGAAACAGTGACCTACCAAGAAGCAGTTAAAGATAAGCGATGGGTAAAAGCCATGAAGTCTGAAATCAAGGCTTTAGAAGATAACCACACATGGGCTCTTATCCTATTACCTAAGGGTAAGAAGGCTATTGGATGTAAATTGGTGTACAAGATTAAATACAAGGCTACTGGGGAA encodes the following:
- the LOC138870424 gene encoding uncharacterized protein, encoding MSNVSKDLITGVLFSSNACTVWAAFKERFDKVNGSRLYYLHKEIFTMTQGMCSVSTYFTKLRDLWAEYDSILPPPPAAEYVEQLEYQRLLQFLVGLSDSFEQARSQILLMPTLPSINKAYAMVVKDESRRMITGANYGNAGNIEPTALFTAQSGNKQRRNYRHLKDKCYKIVGYPPDFKPRGKANVALLSEQSQTTPVPSQQTSNGTVPAQFFTQDQYNQLLQLLSKSSIGDASAHMAVSKMTKDLKCCVTFFPQCIVFQDLFANEIGKEEEGLYVLSTSVGGKLNRAFAATSGAGGADLWHKRTGHVLMQVLRKIPSLLNNTILLYQSID